From a region of the Microscilla marina ATCC 23134 genome:
- a CDS encoding DUF4132 domain-containing protein, protein MDIQTLLKEKKIEDKLENLHQLLLDNFNGKTTTIAKAEAELGLILLNCFSNLRENYDPDKSDDEQEHWRYTDQIAVDDLRFKKLEEFNQSGNIWEAHTGLLKLCFGEELLPFVQEALTQFPQLMYQTGWYRRSFRAPQRQKLHLARQANFIVGLLNQLDYDLSLQEYALYVNPYYNSELCYILAAALNQQDAKITESLHDIVYNRHETAKVNRTVIKAMLLSNREEAWEAVVKLLLSAQRQEGLRQTILECLDETSLGAMKTLIGVIVEHKLARFSSVVRAVDVWAGFGWESEREATVRRFLELAHEYLNDQNKLPTAIKSKDNAEVYMALWAQGVHDIDQSFPLANQVLDKAGIEKTALVLYFIAQAELSEVSLHYGLQHINSEHLLVLAATIPLLKGNIDALDTTQKRDLYIQLEAQLEHVPAKTKTIEGKVFSWLKFNIDQGDIYALMIDLVDFENEDEVRQLLTHYKAMPINQRGSLTRNLLPDYHSWSYDENKPRPALTAQQRDFAFSIIKDRSDAIRTAALRALKNAEMFAEELVVFEEMLKRKTADLRKSLIGILLKQKDEMLKGATSNLLKAKNQEQRLAGLDLLVNLKTRKDFDNAWVNEQAQAFAENPKVTAKEEVILETLVSEQSVMLEYNAENGFGLYDPTNVAAPVEPTLPTIGEYIEKTKNNVYGLNQSPEQLLKALEELKKLYLVNQEYEYSYENWDKSMTQGLLGNEFNAIKRDTKGMTNEEQFYNYPLADVWKKWAVDYKVTPCDLFLINLTSRLVDYVEDKEEPQIKKNDIEDLAKTADNIAKIVYIAPVPKAGKNHWRNPVVDILETLPLVFPYEAQTEYLEGLCQTVFCNIHPDDVHKLAQEKTSWGHSYWHTWRNLDRVSQVYDAYYARVNQMNDEQFKVFWQLEKWYNAHIPSKHPYPNNYVASLHHHSRAYTLELIGRDELMGRIMQPDAMGELTGKMKPEDKYEIRRVFPFLIDMAAEARTRILEIELKRGDSSTAVTQLAQNIQQMFGIQYFVDILVAMGKDNLHRGYIYSWGDRTYNKKEILSTLLKRCHPAKEETQAVFDEKVTAAKIKEKRLIEAAAYAPQWLPWVSQHLGWKGLESAAWWLHAHTNARHDSETETEVGKYSKVAMQDFSNGAVDIDWFKAAYKALGKARWKMLYDSAKYISDGNGHKRAMLYADVILGNTKITEVRKRVVEKRSQDYLRVYGLVPLSKKNYEADMLKRYQYLQKFKKESKQFGAQRQTSEGLAVRIAMENLARTAGFSDPIRLTWAMETEEARTILDNAEVLAFGDVQIRLEVDEHGKSSLSITRNDKALKSIPAKLKKDKAVVALKEFNKTLQNQYKRTRQSLEEAMVNGDAFSLGEIQTLMTHPVVAPMLRKLVLKSGETLGFWQDGKLADAVGSLHDTTDALQIAHCTDLYASGQWGDYQAHCFAQKIQQPFKQVFRELYVPTEDELGEKAVSRRYAGHQVQPQKTVALLKTRGWTVNYEEGLQKTYHKEGFIARMYALADWFTPAEVESPTLETIEFMDLKTWKNVPFDKISPRIFSEVMRDIDLVVSIAHVGDVDPEASQSTIELRTAIVRETVRLFKLDNVTLKGKHALIKGGKNDYSVHLGSAIAHKMPGVALSILPVHSQHRGRMFLPFLDEDPKTAEIMSKILLLAKEQEIQDPTILQQL, encoded by the coding sequence ATGGATATTCAAACACTGCTTAAAGAAAAAAAGATTGAAGACAAACTTGAAAACCTGCACCAGCTTTTGCTGGACAATTTCAATGGCAAAACCACCACAATTGCCAAAGCCGAGGCCGAGTTGGGGTTGATTTTGCTCAATTGCTTTTCAAACCTGAGAGAAAACTATGACCCTGACAAATCTGACGACGAGCAGGAACATTGGCGATATACCGACCAAATTGCGGTAGATGATTTACGTTTTAAGAAGCTGGAAGAGTTTAACCAAAGCGGTAATATCTGGGAGGCTCATACAGGCTTGCTCAAGTTATGTTTTGGCGAAGAACTGCTGCCTTTTGTGCAAGAAGCACTTACACAATTTCCTCAATTAATGTATCAAACTGGCTGGTATCGTCGTTCGTTTCGTGCTCCCCAGCGCCAAAAGCTACACTTGGCACGTCAGGCAAACTTTATTGTAGGTTTGTTGAACCAACTCGACTATGACTTAAGCTTGCAAGAGTATGCTTTGTATGTAAACCCATATTACAACAGTGAGTTGTGTTATATATTGGCGGCTGCCCTTAACCAACAAGATGCTAAAATCACCGAATCACTGCACGACATTGTATACAATCGCCACGAAACAGCCAAGGTAAATCGTACGGTGATCAAGGCAATGTTATTGAGCAACCGTGAAGAAGCCTGGGAAGCAGTAGTAAAATTATTACTATCGGCACAGCGGCAAGAGGGCTTGCGCCAAACCATTTTAGAGTGCCTGGATGAAACTTCTTTAGGTGCCATGAAAACCCTGATAGGGGTGATTGTAGAGCACAAACTGGCGCGTTTCTCGTCGGTGGTGCGAGCCGTAGATGTTTGGGCAGGTTTTGGTTGGGAAAGCGAACGCGAAGCCACCGTGAGGCGTTTTCTTGAGCTTGCTCACGAGTATTTAAATGACCAAAACAAACTACCCACGGCAATCAAAAGTAAAGACAATGCTGAAGTATACATGGCGTTATGGGCGCAAGGGGTGCACGACATAGACCAAAGTTTCCCGTTGGCCAACCAAGTGTTGGACAAAGCAGGAATAGAAAAAACAGCCCTGGTATTGTATTTCATTGCTCAGGCAGAATTGTCAGAAGTAAGCTTACACTATGGTTTGCAACATATCAATAGTGAACATTTATTGGTATTGGCAGCTACTATTCCTTTGCTCAAGGGTAATATAGACGCATTGGATACCACCCAAAAACGTGACCTATACATCCAGTTAGAGGCCCAGCTGGAGCATGTGCCTGCCAAAACTAAAACTATAGAGGGCAAGGTGTTTTCATGGCTGAAATTTAACATCGACCAAGGCGATATTTATGCTTTGATGATTGACTTAGTTGATTTTGAAAATGAGGATGAAGTACGCCAGTTATTGACTCATTACAAAGCAATGCCCATTAATCAACGTGGCAGTCTGACCCGTAATTTATTGCCCGACTACCACAGTTGGTCTTATGATGAAAATAAACCCCGCCCGGCACTTACTGCCCAACAAAGAGACTTTGCATTTAGTATAATCAAAGACCGGAGCGATGCGATAAGAACGGCCGCTTTGCGCGCCCTGAAAAATGCCGAAATGTTTGCCGAAGAGTTGGTTGTATTTGAAGAAATGCTCAAGCGTAAAACGGCTGACTTGCGCAAAAGCCTGATAGGCATTTTGCTGAAGCAAAAAGATGAAATGTTGAAAGGGGCGACCAGCAACTTGTTGAAGGCCAAAAACCAGGAGCAACGCCTTGCCGGGCTCGACCTATTGGTAAACCTGAAAACCCGCAAAGACTTTGACAATGCCTGGGTAAACGAGCAGGCGCAGGCTTTTGCCGAAAACCCCAAGGTAACCGCAAAAGAAGAGGTGATTTTAGAAACACTCGTTTCTGAACAATCGGTCATGCTGGAGTACAACGCAGAAAACGGATTTGGTTTGTATGACCCAACAAATGTAGCAGCGCCTGTTGAACCTACCTTGCCTACCATTGGTGAGTATATAGAAAAAACCAAAAATAATGTATATGGCTTAAACCAATCTCCCGAACAATTACTGAAAGCATTAGAGGAGCTTAAAAAGCTTTATTTAGTAAATCAAGAATACGAATACAGCTACGAAAACTGGGATAAAAGTATGACCCAAGGCTTGTTGGGCAATGAGTTTAACGCGATTAAACGCGATACCAAGGGGATGACCAATGAAGAGCAGTTTTATAATTACCCACTGGCCGATGTTTGGAAAAAATGGGCTGTAGATTATAAAGTTACGCCTTGCGATTTGTTTTTGATCAACCTCACCTCAAGATTGGTAGACTATGTAGAGGACAAAGAGGAACCTCAAATCAAAAAAAATGATATAGAAGATTTAGCCAAAACCGCTGACAATATAGCCAAAATAGTATATATAGCACCTGTGCCTAAAGCAGGTAAAAATCACTGGCGCAACCCGGTGGTTGATATTTTGGAAACTTTACCGTTGGTGTTTCCTTATGAGGCTCAAACTGAGTATTTAGAAGGGCTTTGTCAAACGGTATTTTGTAATATTCACCCTGACGACGTGCACAAACTTGCCCAGGAAAAAACGAGTTGGGGACACTCTTATTGGCATACTTGGCGCAACCTTGACCGTGTAAGCCAGGTATACGACGCCTACTATGCAAGGGTAAACCAGATGAATGATGAACAGTTTAAGGTATTCTGGCAATTAGAAAAGTGGTACAATGCACACATTCCTTCCAAACATCCTTATCCCAACAACTATGTAGCTTCATTGCATCACCATAGTCGGGCGTATACTCTAGAGCTGATTGGCCGCGATGAGCTCATGGGACGTATCATGCAGCCTGATGCAATGGGTGAATTGACAGGCAAAATGAAGCCGGAAGATAAGTACGAGATTAGGCGAGTATTTCCTTTTTTGATTGATATGGCAGCCGAGGCACGTACCCGCATTTTGGAAATAGAACTCAAGCGGGGTGACTCATCTACAGCCGTAACCCAACTAGCCCAAAATATTCAGCAAATGTTTGGTATCCAGTACTTTGTAGATATATTGGTGGCGATGGGTAAAGATAACCTACACCGGGGGTATATCTATAGTTGGGGCGATAGAACTTACAATAAAAAAGAAATATTAAGTACTTTGCTTAAACGTTGCCATCCGGCTAAAGAGGAAACACAAGCAGTATTTGATGAAAAAGTAACTGCTGCCAAAATTAAAGAAAAACGCTTGATAGAAGCAGCTGCTTATGCTCCACAATGGTTGCCTTGGGTAAGTCAACACCTGGGCTGGAAAGGGCTGGAGTCGGCGGCGTGGTGGTTGCACGCGCATACCAATGCCCGCCACGACTCAGAAACCGAAACCGAGGTAGGCAAATACTCTAAAGTGGCTATGCAAGACTTTAGCAATGGAGCCGTAGACATTGACTGGTTCAAGGCTGCTTACAAGGCATTGGGTAAAGCCCGCTGGAAAATGCTCTACGATTCGGCAAAATATATTTCAGACGGTAATGGGCACAAACGTGCCATGTTGTACGCCGATGTGATTTTGGGTAATACCAAAATTACCGAAGTGCGCAAACGAGTGGTAGAAAAACGAAGCCAAGACTATTTGCGGGTATATGGTTTGGTGCCTTTGAGCAAGAAAAACTACGAAGCCGACATGCTGAAGCGTTATCAATATTTGCAAAAGTTTAAAAAAGAAAGCAAACAATTTGGTGCCCAACGTCAAACCAGCGAAGGACTTGCCGTGCGTATTGCTATGGAGAACCTGGCTCGTACAGCGGGCTTTAGTGACCCTATTCGCCTGACTTGGGCGATGGAAACTGAAGAAGCCCGCACCATACTCGACAATGCCGAAGTACTGGCGTTTGGCGATGTACAAATACGTCTGGAAGTAGACGAACATGGCAAGTCGAGCTTAAGCATTACTCGCAACGACAAAGCATTGAAAAGCATTCCGGCAAAGCTCAAAAAAGACAAAGCAGTAGTGGCTTTGAAAGAGTTTAACAAAACCTTGCAAAACCAGTACAAGCGCACTCGCCAAAGCTTGGAAGAGGCAATGGTTAATGGTGATGCATTTAGCTTGGGCGAAATACAAACTCTGATGACCCACCCGGTAGTAGCACCTATGCTCCGTAAATTAGTGCTCAAATCGGGCGAAACGTTGGGTTTTTGGCAAGATGGTAAACTAGCTGATGCAGTGGGTAGTTTGCACGATACCACAGATGCTTTGCAGATAGCCCATTGTACCGACTTGTACGCCAGTGGGCAGTGGGGAGATTATCAGGCGCATTGTTTTGCCCAAAAAATACAGCAACCGTTTAAGCAAGTGTTCCGGGAGTTGTATGTACCTACCGAAGATGAGTTAGGCGAAAAAGCGGTGTCGCGTCGTTATGCCGGACACCAGGTGCAGCCGCAAAAAACCGTGGCATTGCTCAAAACCAGGGGTTGGACTGTAAACTATGAAGAAGGTTTGCAGAAGACCTATCACAAAGAAGGTTTCATTGCCCGTATGTATGCTTTGGCAGATTGGTTTACTCCAGCAGAGGTTGAAAGTCCTACCTTGGAAACAATAGAGTTTATGGACTTAAAAACCTGGAAAAATGTGCCTTTTGATAAAATCAGTCCGCGTATTTTTTCTGAAGTAATGCGTGATATTGACTTGGTGGTAAGCATTGCCCACGTAGGTGATGTAGACCCTGAAGCAAGCCAGTCTACTATAGAGCTACGAACCGCCATTGTGCGCGAAACGGTGCGCTTGTTTAAACTAGACAATGTCACTCTCAAGGGCAAGCATGCGCTGATTAAAGGGGGTAAAAATGACTACTCGGTGCATTTGGGTAGTGCCATTGCCCACAAAATGCCTGGAGTAGCTTTGTCTATTTTGCCCGTACACTCGCAGCACCGTGGGCGTATGTTTTTGCCCTTCTTAGACGAAGACCCTAAAACTGCCGAAATTATGTCTAAAATCTTGTTACTTGCCAAAGAGCAAGAGATTCAAGACCCCACAATTTTGCAGCAGTTGTAG
- a CDS encoding T9SS type A sorting domain-containing protein — MFNKLLYFVASGEYGSELWRTDGTEEGTHLAVDIFSSYKSSHPSAFQVWNNKLYFQANNGSGAEFWVYTPQKKTTGLFSQVKQENLIAYPNPVNDQLHLKLTEGSNHQANVVVYNMLGKPVLSSTLPLKHNTGNIRLDHLQPGYYIIKLRVNGRWVSRKIIKK; from the coding sequence GTGTTTAATAAACTGTTATACTTTGTTGCCAGTGGTGAGTACGGCTCTGAACTATGGCGCACAGACGGAACAGAAGAAGGCACACACTTGGCTGTTGATATTTTCTCTTCCTATAAATCGAGTCATCCAAGCGCTTTTCAGGTCTGGAACAACAAACTATACTTCCAAGCCAACAATGGCAGTGGTGCAGAGTTTTGGGTATATACTCCACAGAAAAAAACTACGGGGCTTTTTAGCCAAGTCAAACAGGAAAACCTCATTGCATACCCTAACCCAGTAAACGATCAACTACACCTCAAGTTAACCGAAGGAAGTAATCATCAGGCAAATGTCGTTGTGTACAATATGCTTGGCAAACCTGTGCTTTCCAGTACTTTACCTCTAAAACATAACACGGGCAATATTCGCCTTGATCATTTGCAGCCTGGCTATTACATTATTAAACTAAGAGTAAATGGTCGTTGGGTAAGTCGAAAAATCATAAAAAAATAA
- a CDS encoding ELWxxDGT repeat protein, with protein MIRITNNFKKYSAAICFIVYFIYSGQVWSQATLIKDINKASGSGTPHSFFDLNGQLLFVASDHLEKNELWTSDGTKTGTKLLKDLGFLNTSSKPHSFTKVGNKAFFIADDNILYVTDGTTQGTKELRIGTHFEPAPKYLTAFNGKLYFKITTQSKNSFLWESDGTKAGTKMIKQIGIGFNDMPHQIVALGNKMCFVGYDRTHGVELWISDGTTAGTQLLKDISPGRTSSHIYELTLVGDKAYFGVKEELWQTDGTEAGTKMIANLQGDMYGGYLTNFTPIGTQILFTSAKEMWVSNGTQAGTQKLVAHHQVSSTSVDTVVVMNKKAYFALSSSSSGQELWVSDGTVAGTKLLKDIEVGAEGSFPSHFAVLHNKLYFRATTKDKGAELWESDGTEAGTRLTKDIYVGATSGNPLHLFVWKNHLYFQARDAQHQTELWRSDGTSSGTKLFKNIYYETLGSNAREFTVYKNELYFIADDGIHSSELWKSNGSSQSTRMVKDINKYGVGVHASLIVYKDKLYFTANDSTHGGELWVSDGTEAGTQMVKDINPGTSGSNPTEFFIFNDRLFFWGISGHSRQIWSTDGTTAGTTSIGKFEVEWGYLMYHKFTVWKDKFYFVALGSNDDKGRELWASDGTEDGTKIVADINKHSAAGSSPNNLVIFKDHLYFFAAKASYNLYDLWCTDGTETGTQMVAELGKSAYFGISGFDLVVLNNQLLFSDDYRNILATDGSEITPTSTQLKFLHLNNSKVWNGKLYFGGNKLVITDGTEAGTTSIDKGIRNMSSNIQVLCV; from the coding sequence ATGATAAGAATTACAAACAACTTTAAAAAATATAGTGCTGCTATCTGCTTTATAGTTTATTTCATTTATTCCGGGCAAGTTTGGTCACAAGCAACACTGATAAAAGATATTAATAAGGCATCAGGTAGTGGTACCCCTCATAGTTTTTTTGACCTTAATGGACAACTTTTATTTGTTGCCAGTGATCATTTAGAAAAAAATGAGTTATGGACAAGCGATGGTACCAAAACAGGCACTAAACTGCTTAAAGACCTTGGTTTTTTGAACACCAGTAGCAAGCCTCATTCATTTACTAAGGTAGGTAATAAAGCCTTTTTCATAGCCGACGATAATATTTTGTATGTAACCGATGGCACTACCCAAGGCACCAAGGAGTTAAGAATAGGTACCCACTTTGAACCTGCTCCTAAGTACCTGACTGCTTTTAATGGGAAACTGTATTTTAAGATTACAACCCAATCAAAAAACAGTTTTCTTTGGGAATCTGATGGCACCAAAGCGGGCACCAAAATGATCAAGCAAATAGGCATTGGTTTTAATGACATGCCACATCAAATAGTGGCTTTGGGTAACAAAATGTGTTTTGTAGGATATGATAGAACCCATGGCGTGGAGCTATGGATAAGTGATGGTACCACAGCGGGTACCCAATTACTCAAAGATATTTCGCCGGGGCGTACGTCGTCCCACATTTATGAATTAACGCTGGTGGGTGATAAAGCCTATTTTGGCGTTAAAGAAGAATTGTGGCAAACAGATGGTACCGAAGCTGGTACCAAAATGATTGCAAATCTCCAAGGTGACATGTATGGTGGTTATTTGACCAATTTTACTCCAATAGGTACCCAAATATTATTTACCTCTGCAAAAGAAATGTGGGTAAGTAATGGAACTCAAGCTGGCACCCAAAAATTGGTGGCTCACCACCAAGTATCAAGCACTTCTGTTGATACGGTGGTTGTCATGAACAAAAAAGCTTATTTTGCTCTTAGTAGTTCAAGCTCAGGTCAAGAGTTGTGGGTGTCTGACGGAACAGTAGCAGGTACAAAATTACTCAAAGACATTGAAGTAGGTGCAGAAGGGTCGTTCCCATCTCACTTTGCGGTACTTCACAACAAGCTATACTTTAGGGCAACTACCAAAGACAAGGGAGCAGAACTGTGGGAGTCTGATGGTACCGAGGCAGGAACTCGCCTGACCAAGGATATTTATGTAGGAGCAACCAGTGGCAACCCACTACATTTGTTTGTATGGAAAAACCACCTGTATTTCCAAGCACGAGATGCCCAACACCAAACAGAACTTTGGAGGAGCGACGGAACCTCTAGCGGAACCAAACTATTCAAAAATATCTATTACGAAACTTTGGGTAGCAATGCACGCGAATTCACTGTTTACAAAAATGAGCTATACTTTATTGCTGATGATGGCATACACAGTTCAGAGCTTTGGAAAAGCAACGGTAGCAGCCAGAGTACTCGTATGGTTAAAGACATTAATAAGTATGGTGTAGGCGTACACGCTAGTCTCATAGTGTATAAAGATAAACTCTATTTTACGGCAAATGATAGTACTCACGGTGGAGAACTATGGGTAAGTGATGGCACAGAAGCAGGTACTCAAATGGTGAAGGATATAAACCCTGGTACTTCGGGAAGTAACCCTACAGAATTTTTCATTTTCAACGATCGGCTGTTTTTCTGGGGAATATCAGGTCATAGTCGCCAAATTTGGTCTACCGATGGTACCACGGCTGGCACCACTTCTATTGGTAAATTTGAGGTTGAATGGGGTTATTTAATGTATCACAAGTTTACTGTATGGAAAGACAAGTTTTACTTTGTGGCATTGGGCAGTAACGATGATAAAGGTAGAGAGCTATGGGCAAGCGATGGTACCGAAGACGGTACAAAAATAGTAGCAGACATTAACAAACATAGTGCTGCAGGCAGCTCTCCAAATAATCTGGTAATTTTTAAAGATCATCTTTACTTTTTTGCTGCAAAAGCTTCCTATAACCTGTATGATTTATGGTGCACCGATGGCACAGAAACTGGCACCCAAATGGTGGCCGAATTAGGAAAATCAGCCTATTTTGGCATTTCTGGTTTTGACCTTGTGGTATTGAACAACCAACTGTTATTCTCAGATGACTACAGAAATATACTCGCTACTGATGGCTCTGAAATAACCCCCACCAGCACCCAACTAAAGTTTTTACACCTTAATAATAGTAAGGTATGGAATGGTAAATTATACTTCGGTGGCAACAAGTTGGTAATAACCGATGGCACAGAAGCTGGTACCACATCTATAGACAAAGGCATACGCAATATGTCTTCTAATATACAGGTTTTATGTGTTTAA